The Parafrankia discariae genomic interval CTGATGCGTGGGCTGGTCGCTGCCCGTCACGCCGTCGGGAGAGCCGGGCTGACGTCCCCCGACCGAATACTGACACCGTGCCTGCCAGCCCGCCTGTTGGAGCCTGCCCGGCTCAGATGGTCACGATCGGGAACCGTCGGACCCGGCGCTGATCTCCGTTGCGCGACGCACATCTGCGCGACGCGGGACTTGGGGACCGCCGGCGGACAACGGCGGCGGTACTCGGGGCCGGCGGGAGAACTGCCAGGTCGGGAGGGACGTTCCTTAAGGAGCTGTGGCCGGTCCGATTACCGTGGCGGCATGGGACTGCTGGGGGATCTGATCAAGGTCGTGTCCGACCTGGTGACGAGCGGCCGCCGTCGGGGCGAGGCACCCGCGCGGGAGGTGGGACGGGAGGGCCGGCGGCGGTCGACGTCAACACCGACGGCCCGTTCCACCTCTTCGTCCTCGGCGGCGGCCGCGCGCGGCCGCCCGGCCCGGGAGCGGGCGCGGCCGTCCCGCGCGAACGCGGAGGCCTCGCCGGGCGAAGCCGGGCCGAGCGCCACCACGGAGGTCGATCCGCGTCGCGTCGGGCCGGTGCGGATGAGCTACTCTCCGCAATCGGACGGGGCCCCGGATCCCGGCGAGATCGTCTGGACGTGGGTGCCGTTCGAGGAGAATGACGGACGGGGCAAGGACCGGCCGGTCCTCGTGGTGGCCGCCGAATCCGCGGGCACCTACCTGGCTGTGCAGCTGACCAGCAAGGACCACGACGGCGAGGGTGACTTTGTGCCCGTCGGCGCGGGCGGGTGGGACCGCGAGCACCGACCGTCCTGGGCCAATCTGGACCGGGTGATCCGGGTGCACGAGGGCGGGATGCGTCGAGAGGCGACGGCCCTGCCGCGCGAGCCGTTCGAGCGGGTCACGGACCGGCTGCATCAGCGCTACGGTTGGCGCCAGTAGCTCGTCGCCTCTGGCTTTCGGCGGGGTACGGGCAGCGTGGCCCCGGGGCCGGCTACGGTGATCGGATGGCTGCCGGTTCGTCCGGGAACGACGAAGTGCCCGGTGCCCGGTGCCCGGTGCGATCGCGGTGATGGCCGCTGGCAGTCGTGTACGGCCGGTCCGGCGGCGGCGAGCTCTCTGCGACACGTAATGTGACCGTGCGACGCGCGCGACTTTTCGAACGACGGGTGTGGTGACCGTCTGGACCGGCACCGGCGTGATCCGTAAGGGCTGACCCCTCCACTCCCTCCGTGTGGTCCGGCCGGCAGCGATCAGTGTTTCGGCCGGCCCGCGCGGGTCTGCCCTGCCCTGCGCGGTGGTGGTGGCTGGGGGCGGTGAGGAAGACGTAGGCGAGCATCGCGAGCAGGTCCGTAGGGTCCGGCGGTGTCAGGAAGTCCAGGTTGTCGCCTGAGGTGGCTCGTGACTCCGGGCGCGTTTCGTTCCTCGTCCCGCGGCTGTCCCGCGGCTGTCCCGCGGCTGTCCCGCGGCTGTCCGGCGACTGTCCGGCGAAGGGGCGGGCCCGGTCTGCCAGGGGCGACGCGGGGCGGAACCGCGGTTGCGGGGCCGGTCCGTGCCGGGTTCACCACGAGCTGACCGCCGTCGCGGGCTTGACCCGCAGCGCGCTCGACGTTGGAGACTGGGCCTGTACGGCGCCCGCCTGACGTGGCGCCGGCTGATCCCTCATCGGAGAGGACTCCGCCCAAGATGCAGTTCACACAGCTCGGTCGTTCCGGTCTGTCCGTCTCGCGTCTGTGCCTCGGCACGATGAACTTCGGCCCCCTGACCAGCGAGGACGACTCCCACAAGATCATGGAGTCGGCGCATGGGCACGGCATCAACTTCTTCGACACGGCCAACGCCTACGGTCTGCGTTCGGCCGGCGTGTCGGGCCTCGGTGAGGGCAGGGGCTACACCGAGTCGATCATCGGCCGTTGGTTCGCGCGGGGCGGTGGGCGCCGGGAGCGCACTGTGCTGGCGACCAAGGTCTACAGCCCCATGGGGGAGTGGCCCAACGAGGGCAGGCTGTCGGCGCTCAACATCCGCCGTGCCCTGGACGCGAGCCTGACCCGCCTGCAGACCGACTACATCGATCTCTACCAGTTCCACCACGTCGACCGCGCCACCCCGTGGGATGAGATCTGGCAGGCTGTCGACGTCGCCGTCACGGCCGGCAAGATCCTCTACGTCGGCAGCAGCAATTTCGCCGGCTGGCACATCGCCCAGGCGCAGGCCGCCGCAGCCCAGCGCGGGACGTTCGGCCTGGTCAGCGAGCAGCCGATCTACAACCTCCTCACCCGGGAGGTCGAGCTGGAGGTGTTGCCCGCCGCGCAGCACTACGGCGTGGGCCTCCTCCCGTGGTCGCCGCTGCAGAGCGGGCTGCTCGGTGGTGTGCTGCGCAAGGAGCGCGAGAGCCTGCGTCGCCTCGAAGGCCGTGCCGCGCAGACGCTGGAGGCCAGCCGCCCCCAGATCGAGGCCTACGAGGACTTCGCCGCCGAGCTCGGCCACGAACCCGGTGACGTCGCGCTCGCCTGGCTGCTGCACCAGCCGGCCGTCACCGCGCCGATCGTCGGCCCGCGCATCCAGCAGCACCTCGACGACGCCGTCCGGGCGCTCGACGTCCACCTGGACGAGAAGGCGCTCGCCCGGCTGGACGAGATCTTCCCGGGCTACCGGACGGCCCCCGAGCACTTCGCCTGGTAGCGAGGACCGCCCGCCGCGTCGGCCACCGCGCCATGGTCGAGGTGGTCGCCGCGGGCGGGCCCGGTCCGACCAGTTCGGGTGTGGCCGTGGGCTACTTGGACTCGAGTCGGCCCAGTGGGTGGTCGCTGTCGGCCAGCGCCCTGTGGGCCGTCCGCCAGCTGGCGTCCTCGACGCCCAGGGCGTGGCGCAGGTAGGCCCAGGTGACCTGCTGGAGCAGGGCGACGCGGGCGGGGTTCTCGTCAGTGGTCTCGGTGACCTGGTAGCCGGAGATCCCGCCCAGGAAGTGCTGGGCGCCGTTCAGGACGAGCAGGCTCTTGGGCCCGGGGCTGAGGTGGTAGGGGTCCGCGGTCCAGGCCGCGCCGCGCACGGTCAGCGGCAGGTCGTCCTGGTCGCCCATGACCACCAGGGCCGGCGTGGTCATCTGGGCGAAGCTCTGCTCGCGCAGCCACGGCAGGTTCTCCACCGCGAACGGCGTCAGGCCCGCCCCGCCCTGTCCGGCCGTGGCCAGCAGAACCCCGGCCTTGATCCGCGGGTCGGACAGGTCCTGGGCGATGCCGGTCCGCGGGTCGGTCACGCGCAGGCCCAGCAGGATGCCCGCGGTCTGGCCGCCGAAGGAGTGCCCGACAGCGGCGATCCGGCCGCGGTCGGTGCGCCCGGAGAGGCCCGGGACGGCTGCTTCCAGCCCGTCGAGGTGGTCCAGGATGCGCTTGTTGTCCTCCACCCGGTATCTCCAGGTGTCGGGCCCGCGCGGGTCGGCGGGGTCCGGGCCCGCCGTCCGCGAGTCCAGGTGGGTGGCCTGGATCACCACGAAGCCGTGCGCGGCCCAGAAGTCGACCAGCGGGCCGTAGCCCTCCAGCGAGGACCCGAAGCCGTGCGAGAAGACGATGATCGGCAGATTCCGCCCGGTCGCGGGCGCCGAGACCCGGACCAGCTGGTCGCGGCCGCGGCCCGGGGCCGGCAGCGCGATCGGCTTGACCGAGATCACCGGGACTCCCGCGCCCGTGTCCACGACCTCGATGGTCGCCGTCGCCGTGTCCGATGCGTTCCTGAGATCCGATGCGTTCATGACAGTCGCCTTCCAGGTGCTTCGATCGCCGGATCCGCGCTCGCGCCGACTTGGCCGACGGGTTCCGGTCTGACACCATCAGAAGTGGGACGCCGTCCCGATTGACGATATGGGACGCTGTCCCGTTTTTCAATCCGGCTGGTGAAGAAGGATGTGGTCGTGACCGGGAGCAACGTCGACAGGGCGGCGCAGCCCAAGCGGGCGGACGCGCGACGCAACGAGAAGAACCTGCTCGACGCCGCCGCCGCGGTCTTCGTCACCTCCGGCGTCGAGGCACCGCTGCGCGACATCGCGGCCCGGGCCGGCACCGGGACGGCCACGATCTACCGCCACTTCCCCACCCGCGCCGATCTGATCATCGCCGTCTACCGCCACCAGGTCGAGGCGCTCGCCGAAGCCGGACCCGCCCTGCTGGAGTCCAGCCCGACCCCCTACGCCGCGCTCACCCGGTGGATCGACCTGTTCGTCGACTTCGTGGTCACCAAGCTCGGCCTCGCCGCCGTCCTGCAGTCCGACGACCACTGCTACGACCCCCTGCACTCCTACTTCCTGGAGCGGCTCGTGCCCGTGTGCACCCGACTGCTCGAAGCCGCCGCCGACGAGATTCGCTCCGACGTCGACGCGTTCGAGCTGATGTACGGCATCGGGGGCATCTGCGCCGGCGCCGGCGCCAACCAGCGCTACGACACCCGGCGTCTCGTCCAACTCCTCGTCGCGGGGCTGCGCCGGTGAAAGTGGCCACGCCCGATCCCACGGGGTCGAGACCATCGCCACCGGGCTGAGGTGGAAGCGCCCGCGAGCCACTGTCGATCGTCGGCGAGGTGGACGCCGCCGCGGGCGAGGCCTGCCGGGAACTCGGGGCGACGGTCGCGGCTATGGCCGCTGGCAGCCGGGTACGGCAGCGGGACCTTTGCGTTCGGCGGGCTGTCCGTCGGGGAGCGCGAGACGGCCGAGCGGCCGCCGAGTTCGCGGAGTGATCAGCCGGCTCGCGGCTGAGGCGGCGCGGGTGTCGGAGAAGGATCGTCGAGCCACCAGGCCGACCGTTCCTCCTTGTGCAGACCCGTGAGAGTGGGATACCAGGTGCTGTTTTCGGAGAAGTAGTCCCTCATGGCCGGTGACGAGTTGAAGAGGTCCAGAATCCATGCGCGCCAGGAGCTGAGATCCTTCTTGGAGTACTCGAGTTTCCGATCCCAAATGCATTCCAGAATGTCGAGACAGAACTCGGTTATCGCCAGTACCTGGCTGCGGTCCTGGTGTGTGGAATCCGCGGGGATCGGCTTGTCGTCATAGAAGTGGGGTCGCCACTGGGGGTACTCGATAAAGACTCTGTCTATTTGGAGGGCTAGATCGGTCGTACTGTTGTAGGTCGTGACCGTCCGATTTCTTCTGGCGTCCGACACGGACAGTGCCGTCGCGCCGAGGGAAAGCATCAGCGCGACGACCGCGACAATGTTCGACATGTCCATCCGAGGTCACTTTCCAGATGTCGCGATGACAAGTGGGTGGTCGGGAGGGAGGTCGTAGCCTTCTTCGTACAGCGCTCGGACGAGGTCGGTCAGCTCGGCGCCGGTCGGCGGATCCGGCTGGGCGGCCGGTGCCCACATCAGGAGCATCGGCTGTTCTCCGTCTCCCTGGAGGAGCGGAACCCGGAAGTCCGTGACGGGCAGCATGCGGGCGCCTCTGTTCTCGTAGAAGCGGATGCGCCTTCGGCGTGCGACGGCCGCGGCTGGACCGATGTCCGGCTCGTCGGGGTCTTCGACCTCAAGGACAATCGCTGAGACGCCCTGACGGTGCCGGACGTCGGTACGGATGTGATGCCACAGCTCACCGCCGAACCCGCCGCCGCGGTGCCTCTTCTCGATCGCGATGTATTCAAGGAAGAACGTCTGGACCGACTGGAGGACGTAGGCCGAGGCAAAGCCCAGCGCAGTGTCCTCGTCAAGTGCGACGTAAGCAACGCGAATACCGGCGTCGACATCCCGCAGTATCTCCTTGAACGGCATCCGCTCCCCCGCGGGAAAGGCCTCCAGATAAATTCTCTCAACCGAAACGACCTGCGATGGCTCGAGATCAGACAGTGTCGTGACCCGCATACCTCGCATACTAGCCGGTTTGGTGGCATCCCCGTACGGATTACTGCGGAAGTCGATATCTGGTCCTGATCATGACAGGCCGTGGGCGGCGATCGAACCCTCGGCGGTCCGATGGCCCACCGGATGAACGGCGGTCGGGCGCTGCTCGCGCGTGAACCGAGGCTTTCCGCCGGTGAGCGTGGCCTGGCCCGAGTGTCCGCCGGGTGATCTGACGTCTGTGGGTACCGGACCGCCGGTAATGCTAGTGTCCTCTGCTACGGAAACGGCGTCCGATCTGACGTAGCTGTACGTGATAGACGGACTGGCGAGAGTTCCGTGGGGGGCAGGGGCTCGTGAGCGGCAGTCGCGTGGTCGCGTCGGTTTCTCGCGTCATGGCATGGACGACGACCTGTGGCCTGGCCTTGGTGGTCGCCGCCTGTGCGGGGTCGGGCGGAGGCAACGGGAACGACGCGCCCGCGTCACCGACATCTGCCGCCGTCCGCTATACCGGCCCGGTGGCGGCGCCGGCCGGTGACGCGTTCTATATTCCGCCCAAGGTGCTGCCGGCGGGTGATCCCGGAGACATTCTGTGGTCCCGGAAGGTCCCGGCCGCTGGCAAGCTCAAGGACGCCAATTTCACCGTCTACCAGGTGCTTTACCTGTCGACGGACACGCACGACCAACCGGTCGCCGTGTCCGGCACGATTGTGTTCCCACCGGCCGGGTCCCGGGCCGACATGCCGTTGCTCGGGTTCGCGACCGGCACCCACGGTCTCGGTGACGACTGCGCGCCGTCGAAGTCCCTCGCGGCCGGCGCGGATGACTGGGCCGACATCCTCGAGCTGGCGGCGAGCCACGGCTGGGCGGTCGCGGCCACCGATTACGAGGGTCTGGGCACACCCGGACCCCACACCTACGCTGTCGGCCGGGCCGAGGGGCATGCCGTCCTCGACGCGGCGCGGGCCGCGTTGCGCCTTCGCGAGGGCGGCCTGTCCAGGAACGCCAAGGTCGGCTTCTGGGGTTACTCCCAGGGCGGCGGCGCCGCGAGTTGGGCCGGAGAGCTCGCGCCGGGCTACGCGCCGGATCTGAACACGGTGGGGATCGCCGCCGGTGGGGTCCCCGCGGACCTGCTGAAGGTCAGCGCGGGGGTCGACGGCGCGACCTGGGCCGCGGTGGAGTTCATGGCGGCTCTCGGGTTCGACGCGGCCTATTCGGAGCTGAAGCTCGACAGTTTCGTCCTGCCGGCGGCTCGCGCCAGCCTCGACCAGCTTCGGACCGCGTGCGTGAAGCAGGCCGTTCTCTCGTTCGCGGGAAAACACGCCAGAGACGTCTTCACCACGGATCCGCTGAAGTCCACCACGTGGCAGAAGCGGCTGGCTGAGAACTCGTTGGGTTCCACACCGCCGAAGGTTCCGATCTTCCTCTACCACGGGGAAAAGGACGACGTCGTCGCCTTCGGGCAGGCGGAGAGCCTGGAGCGCACGTACTGCGCGGGCGGAGCGGATGTCACCTGGATGCCGATCGCCGGCGCCAACCACGACGCGGCCTCCTATCTGGAGGCCGAGCCGGTCGCGTTCCTCGCCGACCGGTTCGCGGGCAACCCCCTGGCCTCCACCTGCTGACCTGGCGCAGGGCCGCGCTGGCGGTAGCCGCATGAGCCGCATGCCGGGCAACGTCTGGGACTGGTGCCGGGACACCTACGGCGCCGAGGCGAGCGTGGTGAGGTGGGGGGCGGGAGACTTTGTCAGCGGGAGGGCAGGCCCAGGTTCTCCAGGATTTCGCGGAGGCGGTGGCGGCCCGCCATCGACTCCGGGCCCGCCAGACGGGCCAGCGCTCGGTCGCTCCAGGCGCCGTCCAGGCCGAAGCGCGTGTTGTAGGTGGACAGCCGCTGATCGTAGGTCTCGATGTGGGCGTCCGCGGCGATGTCGTAGCGTTCCCGGTGCAGCACCGCGTCCCGTGGCAGCCGTGGTTTGACGTCCGCCCGCTCGGTCGGGTCCGGCTCGCCGACAGCCAGGCCGAAGGCCGCGACGGCGTGCGGGGGCAACCCGAGCTCGGCCGCCACCTCCTCGGGGCGGTTGCGGACCGCGCCGACGAACACGGTGCCCAGGCCGAGTGACTCGGCGGCCACGGCGGCGTTCTGCGCCGCGAGGGCGGTGTCGACGAAGCCGACGATCGTGGTCTCCAGGTAGTCGACCGCGGTCACCTGGGTTCCCGCCCGCTCGGCGAGCCGGTGGACCCGGCTGAGGTCGGCGATCCAGACCAGGAACAGCGGGGCCCGCGCGATGAACCGCTGGTTGCCGGCGAGCGTGGCCAGGCGGGCCTTGCGCTCGGGGTCGCGCACCGCGATCACACTCCACACCTGGAGATTGGAGGATGTCGACGCGGACTGCGCGGCCGCGACCAGCGCGGCCAGTTCGTCCTCGCCGACGTCGCGCGGCCCGAAGCTGCGCACCGAACGGTGCGCGAGCTGCACCCGCAGGACGTCGTTGAGCACGTCGAGGGTCGCGGCGGGATCCCCGTAGCGGGCGGCGGCAGGCATCGGACGAGGACCTCACCTATCAGCGCATTGTCGATCGTTTTAGTGAAGAATAGCGACTCGCGCGACTACACGCGAGGCCGACCCGGCCCTGGGCGTCCAGCGCACCCCTGCGCGGGTCCCTGCGACGCGGGGATGGCGACCACGACGGCCTTCGGCCTCGCCCACGGCTGATCTCGTTGGTCAGCGTCCCCGCGGTGCCGGTGCGGGCGACGTGCGAGCGGCGTGCCCGGCGGCCCCGCTCGGAAGGGGCGAGTCAGGCGGCGGAGTCCGGGGACCTGGGAGGACCGGGACGACCGGGGGACGCGGGGAACCCGTGGGAGCGGGCGCCGGGCCGCCCTGCGCGCGGACGTCGAAGGCGGCGAGCTCGGCGAGCCAGTTGCCGGCCAGGTCGGTGTGACGGGGGACGCTCGCGCTGGCCGTGAACGCCGCGCAGACCTGCTCGTCCAGGCCGAACAGGGCGGACGACAGATGCTGGCGGCCCACGAGCAGCGGCGCCATGCCGATCAGCGTGGTGACCCGACGGCCGGCCACCGTGTACGGGCCCACCATCGTCCCCAGGTTGCTCGTGACCAGAGCGGTGTCCGTCGGACGGGCCGCGGTGGACACGATCTTCGCGAACACGCGGGGTGAGGTGTCCTGCGACATCCTGTCCAGAAGCCTCCGTTCGACCACGCCGAACCTGCCCCGCGCCTTGATGCGTCGGGTCTGCTCGGCGATCTGGGCGAGTCGCCGCCGGGGATCGGCCTCGGCGCAGGGCAGCGGCACCCGTATGCCCAGGGTGAAGTTGGAAAGGATCTCCTGTTCGTCCGGGGTACGCACGTTGATGGGCATCGCCGTGTGGATGGTCCGCTGACGGCGGCGAGGGAGGGCGCGGCGGGGCCGGCCCGACCCGTCGACCGTCGCGGGCAGCCATTCCGGCAGCGACCAGGCGCGCAGGGCGCCGGCGACCGCCGCGAGGTAGACGTCGTTGACCGTGACGGCTTCGCGTCGGGCGATCCGGCGCAGCCGCTCCAGCTCGGTCACCGCCCAGGTGTGCCGCGCCGCGCCCCGCGGTGGTCCGGCCCAGGACGCGAGCTGCCGGGTCCGGGGAAGGTTGCGGAACACCCCGGCGGCCATCCGGGCGTAGTCGCGGGCCTGCGGCGCCCCGAACGTCCGCAGCGTGCGCGGCGCTGGCTCGGGACCGGCTCCGAACAGCAGATGCAGCGCCTGGTGCACGGCGCTGCCGTCCTGGTGGATGTGGTTGAACCGGTAGACGATCGCGACCTCGGTGGGACTGTGACCGCGCAGCAGCCAGAGCCGCCACAGCGGGTGTTCCAGGTCGAGCGGCTGGGTGGCGATCCGGTCCATCGCGGCCCGCAGGCCGCTGTTCCCGCTGCCGGCGCGCAGGTTCTCGACGCTCACGTGATAGTCGAGATCGGGAGTGTCGTTGTCGTCGTGCCGCCAGATGACGGCGCCGGGGGAGTGGGCGACAGTGACCGGCCGGAAGAGGCGCTCGGTGAGCGCCGGCGCCCCGGGAAGCCGCGCCGTGACGTGCGCACGCAGCTCGGCGAGGGTCAGCGTCGGATCGTCGACACAGAGCACCACGCCCCCCTCCAGGAACTCTCCGGGATTCTGCAGGGTGAAATGGAAGAACGCGCGATCTCCGGTGGTCAGCGGCCTGGTCCTCAGCCCGCGCTCGGCGACATTCGTGGACACACAGGTCATGCCGTTTCCTCTCGACGACATCCACGCCAGAACGGACCCGGAACGGTCACTCACCGGACGTCGCCGGCGCGTATCCGTCACCGTGTCCACTTAGTCACGACGGGTGGTGAGCCTAAGTCCTGACGCATTCGAGTTCGGCGGACACGCCGGCGGATCCCGCCCGTGTCGCGGACCGACGACCAGGCATGGGGCCGCGGAGCCGGGGCGGATCGTCTGTTCGGGCGCGCGGTGCCGGGGCCCACCGCGCGGTGCCGGGGCCTGGTTCGCCTGTCCGCACGGCAGTCGTGCCACCGGGCGGCAGCGGGCGGAATCGGGCCTCGACATCGCCGCCTACTCCGGCGGCACACGGCCTCCGAACTCCTTCGGCGTGCTCCTGCCGGCTGGCGTCAATCTTCTCGTCCTCGACAACGCCCCGAAGGAGATTAATTCTCGCGGACTCTTCGAGCGGTAAACAGGTAACACCGGCCGGTGGTCTCGTGTGCGGGTGGAAGCCACCGCGCGGGCGGCTTTCCGGAGTCGAGAGCGATGGTCGCCACCCGTCTCGTCGGAAATCGACCTCCGCCTATCCCGATCTCGGCGGCGCCGGTGGGGTGTCGCTGTCCACGGGCCAGGTGGGAACGCGTACAGTTTGTCGCGCCTGTGACGGCGGAGTCGCCTGCTGTCACGCGCGTCCGTCGCCATGGTTCGGCATCGCGACACCACTGTTTCTGAAGGGAAAGGTCATGTCGACGACCAATGCATCGGCGGCCGGTGAACCCGGCCTCGCCAGCCAGCCCACTGCTCCCAGCGCGCCGGCGGGTGACGGCACCGGTAGTAGTCAGGGGGCCGAGCAGTACAGATCCACCTCTGACGGGTCGAGGCCCGGCCTGCGGGATTTTCTCGTCCACAAGCGCGCGGCTGTGCGGGAACGCGAGGACGCGATCGCCGCGGGCACCTTCCCGGGCCCGGCGGTGCTGCGGGCGCAATCGGTCGCCGAAGGGCGCAGCGGCGTCCGGCGCATCCGGATCCGCGACCACCAGATCCTCAGCGACTCGCAGCCTGACTACGCCGGTCACGATCTCGGGCCCAGCTCACCCGAGCTCGTGCTCGGCGTGTTCGCCAGCTGCCTGACCCACGTTTTCGAGATCGTCGCCGCCCGCCTGGAGATACCACTCGACGAGATCAGGGTGGAGGTCGAGGGCCAGATGGAGCCCCGGGCCGGCCGGCCCGGCTTCGAGGGTGTGCCCCGTGAACCCCACAACATCACCTATCAGGCCTCCGTCACCTCCCCGGCCGCACCCGAGGAGATCGAGGCACTGTTCCAGACCGTCGAGGCGGAGTGCCCGCTCCTCGCACTGTTCACGAATCCGCAGACGATCATCGGTTCGCTGCTTCACACCCCGAGTGCCTGACCGGCGGCGAGCTGGTGCCCGGTGCCGCCGCGACGGCTACCGGGACTGGGTACGGTCGTGATCACGCGCCGGCGGGCAGCTCGAGTACCTCCTTCATCTCCCTGATGCCGTGTGCGGTGCGGGCCTCGATGAGGCCCGCCAGGCTGTCGGGGAGGAGGTCCGTGATCCAGAGAAGTCGGCTGCGCCCGTCGCCGTCGGGCAGGACCTGGAAGGACGCATGGTGGTGGCGTAGCGGCGGTCTGGCTCCCTCGACCACCGCGTAGGCGA includes:
- a CDS encoding type II toxin-antitoxin system PemK/MazF family toxin, which encodes MGLLGDLIKVVSDLVTSGRRRGEAPAREVGREGRRRSTSTPTARSTSSSSAAAARGRPARERARPSRANAEASPGEAGPSATTEVDPRRVGPVRMSYSPQSDGAPDPGEIVWTWVPFEENDGRGKDRPVLVVAAESAGTYLAVQLTSKDHDGEGDFVPVGAGGWDREHRPSWANLDRVIRVHEGGMRREATALPREPFERVTDRLHQRYGWRQ
- a CDS encoding alpha/beta hydrolase family protein, yielding MNASDLRNASDTATATIEVVDTGAGVPVISVKPIALPAPGRGRDQLVRVSAPATGRNLPIIVFSHGFGSSLEGYGPLVDFWAAHGFVVIQATHLDSRTAGPDPADPRGPDTWRYRVEDNKRILDHLDGLEAAVPGLSGRTDRGRIAAVGHSFGGQTAGILLGLRVTDPRTGIAQDLSDPRIKAGVLLATAGQGGAGLTPFAVENLPWLREQSFAQMTTPALVVMGDQDDLPLTVRGAAWTADPYHLSPGPKSLLVLNGAQHFLGGISGYQVTETTDENPARVALLQQVTWAYLRHALGVEDASWRTAHRALADSDHPLGRLESK
- a CDS encoding lipase family protein, which translates into the protein MAAPAGDAFYIPPKVLPAGDPGDILWSRKVPAAGKLKDANFTVYQVLYLSTDTHDQPVAVSGTIVFPPAGSRADMPLLGFATGTHGLGDDCAPSKSLAAGADDWADILELAASHGWAVAATDYEGLGTPGPHTYAVGRAEGHAVLDAARAALRLREGGLSRNAKVGFWGYSQGGGAASWAGELAPGYAPDLNTVGIAAGGVPADLLKVSAGVDGATWAAVEFMAALGFDAAYSELKLDSFVLPAARASLDQLRTACVKQAVLSFAGKHARDVFTTDPLKSTTWQKRLAENSLGSTPPKVPIFLYHGEKDDVVAFGQAESLERTYCAGGADVTWMPIAGANHDAASYLEAEPVAFLADRFAGNPLASTC
- a CDS encoding SRPBCC family protein, with amino-acid sequence MVVRSPEDVWDVLRDVGAVHRRLLPGRVLDVSVDGNVRTLTMPDGHLVRELIVAVDDEARRLAYAVVEGARPPLRHHHASFQVLPDGDGRSRLLWITDLLPDSLAGLIEARTAHGIREMKEVLELPAGA
- a CDS encoding aldo/keto reductase gives rise to the protein MQFTQLGRSGLSVSRLCLGTMNFGPLTSEDDSHKIMESAHGHGINFFDTANAYGLRSAGVSGLGEGRGYTESIIGRWFARGGGRRERTVLATKVYSPMGEWPNEGRLSALNIRRALDASLTRLQTDYIDLYQFHHVDRATPWDEIWQAVDVAVTAGKILYVGSSNFAGWHIAQAQAAAAQRGTFGLVSEQPIYNLLTREVELEVLPAAQHYGVGLLPWSPLQSGLLGGVLRKERESLRRLEGRAAQTLEASRPQIEAYEDFAAELGHEPGDVALAWLLHQPAVTAPIVGPRIQQHLDDAVRALDVHLDEKALARLDEIFPGYRTAPEHFAW
- a CDS encoding nitroreductase family protein, producing MPAAARYGDPAATLDVLNDVLRVQLAHRSVRSFGPRDVGEDELAALVAAAQSASTSSNLQVWSVIAVRDPERKARLATLAGNQRFIARAPLFLVWIADLSRVHRLAERAGTQVTAVDYLETTIVGFVDTALAAQNAAVAAESLGLGTVFVGAVRNRPEEVAAELGLPPHAVAAFGLAVGEPDPTERADVKPRLPRDAVLHRERYDIAADAHIETYDQRLSTYNTRFGLDGAWSDRALARLAGPESMAGRHRLREILENLGLPSR
- a CDS encoding TetR/AcrR family transcriptional regulator yields the protein MKKDVVVTGSNVDRAAQPKRADARRNEKNLLDAAAAVFVTSGVEAPLRDIAARAGTGTATIYRHFPTRADLIIAVYRHQVEALAEAGPALLESSPTPYAALTRWIDLFVDFVVTKLGLAAVLQSDDHCYDPLHSYFLERLVPVCTRLLEAAADEIRSDVDAFELMYGIGGICAGAGANQRYDTRRLVQLLVAGLRR
- a CDS encoding wax ester/triacylglycerol synthase domain-containing protein, with product MTCVSTNVAERGLRTRPLTTGDRAFFHFTLQNPGEFLEGGVVLCVDDPTLTLAELRAHVTARLPGAPALTERLFRPVTVAHSPGAVIWRHDDNDTPDLDYHVSVENLRAGSGNSGLRAAMDRIATQPLDLEHPLWRLWLLRGHSPTEVAIVYRFNHIHQDGSAVHQALHLLFGAGPEPAPRTLRTFGAPQARDYARMAAGVFRNLPRTRQLASWAGPPRGAARHTWAVTELERLRRIARREAVTVNDVYLAAVAGALRAWSLPEWLPATVDGSGRPRRALPRRRQRTIHTAMPINVRTPDEQEILSNFTLGIRVPLPCAEADPRRRLAQIAEQTRRIKARGRFGVVERRLLDRMSQDTSPRVFAKIVSTAARPTDTALVTSNLGTMVGPYTVAGRRVTTLIGMAPLLVGRQHLSSALFGLDEQVCAAFTASASVPRHTDLAGNWLAELAAFDVRAQGGPAPAPTGSPRPPVVPVLPGPRTPPPDSPLPSGAAGHAARTSPAPAPRGR
- a CDS encoding OsmC family protein — protein: MSTTNASAAGEPGLASQPTAPSAPAGDGTGSSQGAEQYRSTSDGSRPGLRDFLVHKRAAVREREDAIAAGTFPGPAVLRAQSVAEGRSGVRRIRIRDHQILSDSQPDYAGHDLGPSSPELVLGVFASCLTHVFEIVAARLEIPLDEIRVEVEGQMEPRAGRPGFEGVPREPHNITYQASVTSPAAPEEIEALFQTVEAECPLLALFTNPQTIIGSLLHTPSA
- a CDS encoding GNAT family N-acetyltransferase gives rise to the protein MRVTTLSDLEPSQVVSVERIYLEAFPAGERMPFKEILRDVDAGIRVAYVALDEDTALGFASAYVLQSVQTFFLEYIAIEKRHRGGGFGGELWHHIRTDVRHRQGVSAIVLEVEDPDEPDIGPAAAVARRRRIRFYENRGARMLPVTDFRVPLLQGDGEQPMLLMWAPAAQPDPPTGAELTDLVRALYEEGYDLPPDHPLVIATSGK